In Bacteroidota bacterium, a single genomic region encodes these proteins:
- the gldC gene encoding gliding motility protein GldC has translation MKKSEIKFNITLDENNLPETITWEATDSGVAGESAAKSIMLSVWDLKERNTLRIDLWTKDMMVDEMKVFMHQTLVSMANTLERATQEDKMAADMRDFCDHFAEKLDLKDPSKGR, from the coding sequence ATGAAAAAATCTGAAATAAAATTCAACATTACTCTTGATGAAAATAATTTACCTGAAACCATTACATGGGAAGCAACTGATTCGGGCGTTGCTGGAGAGAGTGCAGCTAAATCAATAATGCTAAGTGTATGGGATTTAAAGGAACGCAACACACTGCGTATCGATTTATGGACTAAAGATATGATGGTAGATGAAATGAAAGTGTTTATGCATCAAACATTGGTGTCTATGGCAAACACGCTGGAACGTGCTACCCAAGAAGATAAAATGGCTGCTGATATGCGCGATTTTTGTGATCATTTTGCGGAAAAATTAGATTTAAAAGACCCAAGCAAGGGTCGTTAA